Proteins co-encoded in one bacterium genomic window:
- the ptsP gene encoding phosphoenolpyruvate--protein phosphotransferase translates to MPALKGTAVSAGIALGKALVVGRWEVAVPRYQLAPGAARAELRRYWQARRTCAEEIHALREQTATSVGAQYAAIFDAHLAILEDRKLRRDVMTKIRDQRMNAEWALAASAGKMVAALQQVEDPVLRERGLDVKDVLDRLLRVLGGGANRHARELDLSEDTIIVAHSLSPSDAIWLHQPRIVGFVTEAGGPTSHTAILANALEIPAVLGVEGATSKIGDGEPLVVDGLHGNVILHPTPGVAAAYRREREAWREYGQGTRGADGPVETQDGAATRLLANIEFPEEMATVARIGAHGVGLYRSEFLFLSVAPNVPDEADHYDAYRRIAEAAGPRQVVIRTLDLGGEKYFHQVLEAGEANPVLGLRAVRFCLSRPDIFRPQVRGLLRVAAEYGNVSILVPMISGVEEWRQVRAFIEETRATLEAEGLVFHAKVPLGAMIEIPAAAMVSDHLAREADFFSIGTNDLIQYTVACDRGNRRVSYLYDPWHPGVLRMLERTIAAGRAAGIPVALCGEMASDPLGALTLLGLGLREFSCNPLALPKVRTALRAASAEDAARSLAAALKLPSGFEIRAFLEEEFRFVLAAQPPAPRRRSAEGP, encoded by the coding sequence GTGCCCGCGCTGAAGGGAACCGCCGTCTCCGCGGGGATCGCGCTCGGCAAGGCGCTCGTCGTCGGCCGCTGGGAAGTCGCCGTTCCGCGCTACCAGCTCGCTCCCGGCGCCGCGCGCGCGGAGCTGCGCCGCTACTGGCAGGCGCGCCGCACCTGCGCGGAGGAGATCCACGCGCTGCGCGAGCAGACGGCGACGTCGGTCGGCGCGCAGTACGCGGCGATCTTCGACGCCCACCTCGCGATCCTCGAGGACCGCAAGCTGCGGCGCGACGTGATGACGAAGATCCGCGACCAGCGGATGAACGCCGAGTGGGCGCTCGCCGCCAGCGCGGGGAAGATGGTCGCGGCGCTGCAGCAGGTCGAGGACCCCGTGCTGCGCGAGCGCGGTCTCGACGTGAAGGACGTGCTGGACCGGCTGCTGCGCGTCCTCGGCGGCGGCGCGAACCGGCACGCGCGCGAGCTCGACCTCTCCGAAGACACGATCATCGTCGCCCACTCGCTCTCGCCGTCCGACGCCATCTGGCTGCACCAGCCGCGGATCGTCGGGTTCGTGACCGAGGCGGGCGGCCCGACCTCGCACACCGCGATCCTCGCCAACGCGCTCGAGATCCCCGCCGTGCTCGGCGTGGAGGGGGCGACGTCGAAGATCGGCGACGGCGAGCCGCTGGTCGTGGACGGCCTGCACGGCAACGTGATCCTCCACCCGACGCCGGGCGTCGCGGCCGCCTACCGGCGCGAGCGCGAGGCGTGGCGGGAGTACGGGCAGGGGACGCGCGGCGCCGACGGGCCGGTCGAGACGCAGGACGGCGCGGCGACGCGCCTCCTCGCCAACATCGAGTTCCCCGAGGAGATGGCCACCGTGGCGCGGATCGGCGCCCACGGCGTCGGCCTCTACCGCTCGGAGTTCCTCTTCCTCTCCGTCGCCCCGAACGTGCCGGACGAGGCCGACCACTACGACGCCTACCGGCGGATCGCCGAGGCGGCGGGGCCGCGGCAGGTCGTGATCCGCACGCTCGACCTCGGCGGCGAGAAGTACTTCCACCAGGTGCTCGAGGCGGGCGAGGCGAACCCGGTCCTCGGGCTGCGCGCGGTCCGCTTCTGCCTCTCGCGCCCCGACATCTTCCGCCCGCAGGTGCGCGGCCTGCTGCGCGTCGCCGCGGAGTACGGCAACGTCTCGATCCTCGTGCCGATGATCTCCGGCGTCGAGGAGTGGCGGCAGGTGCGGGCGTTCATCGAGGAGACGCGCGCGACGCTGGAGGCGGAAGGGCTCGTCTTCCACGCCAAGGTGCCGCTCGGCGCGATGATCGAGATCCCCGCCGCGGCGATGGTCTCCGACCACCTGGCGCGCGAGGCGGACTTCTTCTCGATCGGCACCAACGACCTGATCCAGTACACCGTGGCCTGCGACCGCGGCAACCGGCGCGTGTCGTACCTCTACGACCCGTGGCACCCCGGCGTGCTGCGGATGCTCGAGCGCACGATCGCCGCCGGCCGCGCGGCGGGGATTCCGGTCGCGCTCTGCGGCGAGATGGCCAGCGACCCGCTCGGCGCGCTGACGCTGCTCGGGCTGGGGCTGCGGGAGTTCTCGTGCAACCCGCTGGCGCTGCCGAAGGTGCGGACCGCCCTCCGCGCCGCCTCGGCCGAGGACGCCGCGCGCTCGCTCGCGGCCGCGCTGAAGCTCCCCTCGGGGTTCGAGATCCGCGCGTTCCTCGAGGAGGAGTTCCGCTTCGTCCTCGCCGCGCAGCCCCCGGCGCCTCGCCGCCGCTCGGCCGAAGGGCCCTGA
- a CDS encoding HPr family phosphocarrier protein, whose protein sequence is MAERNVMIVNQLGLHARAAAKFVDLASRYRANIEIVRGGDCVDGKSILGLLTLAAPRGTQLTLLANGPDAGEALEALAQLVGGRFGEER, encoded by the coding sequence GTGGCCGAGCGGAACGTCATGATCGTCAATCAGCTCGGGCTGCACGCGCGGGCGGCGGCGAAGTTCGTCGACCTCGCCTCGCGCTACCGCGCGAACATCGAGATCGTGCGCGGCGGCGACTGCGTCGACGGGAAGTCGATCCTCGGGCTGCTGACGCTCGCCGCGCCGCGCGGAACGCAGCTCACGCTCCTCGCGAACGGGCCGGACGCGGGCGAGGCGCTGGAAGCGCTGGCGCAGCTCGTCGGCGGGCGGTTCGGAGAGGAGCGCTGA
- a CDS encoding PTS fructose transporter subunit IIA — translation MIGLLVVTHGGLAAELVAAARRIVAQPGAIAGLAIDWDSDVGDSRRKIQESLEALDQGDGVIIATDMFGGTPTNVALTFLEPGKVEVVTGVNLPMVIKFTNLREQKDLAETARMLAARGRGAITVAGEILAGKQEG, via the coding sequence ATGATCGGCCTCTTGGTCGTAACGCACGGCGGCCTCGCCGCGGAGCTCGTGGCGGCGGCGCGGCGGATCGTCGCCCAGCCGGGCGCGATCGCCGGCTTGGCGATCGACTGGGACAGCGACGTCGGCGACAGCCGGCGGAAGATCCAGGAGTCGCTGGAGGCGCTCGACCAAGGCGACGGCGTGATCATCGCGACCGACATGTTCGGCGGCACGCCGACCAACGTCGCGCTGACGTTCCTCGAGCCGGGGAAGGTCGAGGTCGTCACCGGCGTCAACCTGCCGATGGTCATCAAGTTCACCAACCTGCGCGAGCAGAAGGACCTGGCCGAGACCGCCCGGATGCTGGCGGCGCGGGGCCGCGGCGCGATCACCGTCGCCGGCGAGATCCTCGCCGGCAAGCAGGAGGGCTGA
- the rapZ gene encoding RNase adapter RapZ, which translates to MTHVVVITGLSGSGKTLALRCLEDMGHFAVDNLPVPLTESFIDLLARGEGSEPSGAMVVDVREGRHLEPFPELLARLRERTDVQLTVIFFEAREDTLVRRFSESRRPHPLAQERGLPLAAAIAAERKLLAPLRQVADRVVASDDMTPHELRRVVQEALSGASLLLSLNCHIVSFGFKYGPPKDADMLFDVRFLPNPFFVPELRGKDGRGAEINRYLEAQPDYGQYLSLTEGLLAFVMPRFVAEGKSYLTIGVGCTGGRHRSVAVAERLGRFLAQSGFPVTVTHRDVEREAERVKG; encoded by the coding sequence ATGACCCACGTCGTGGTGATCACCGGCCTCTCCGGTTCGGGGAAGACGCTCGCCCTGCGCTGCCTCGAGGACATGGGGCACTTCGCGGTGGACAACCTCCCCGTGCCGCTGACCGAGTCGTTCATCGACCTTTTGGCGCGCGGCGAGGGGAGCGAGCCGTCCGGCGCGATGGTCGTGGACGTGCGGGAGGGCCGGCACCTCGAGCCGTTCCCCGAGTTGCTGGCGCGGCTGCGCGAGCGGACGGACGTCCAGCTCACGGTGATCTTCTTCGAGGCGCGCGAGGACACGCTGGTCCGCCGCTTCTCGGAGAGCCGCCGCCCGCACCCGCTGGCGCAGGAGCGGGGCCTCCCGCTGGCCGCGGCGATCGCCGCGGAGCGGAAGCTGCTCGCGCCGCTGCGCCAGGTGGCCGACCGCGTCGTCGCCTCGGACGACATGACGCCGCACGAGCTGCGCCGCGTGGTGCAGGAAGCCCTCTCCGGGGCCTCGCTGCTCCTCTCGCTCAACTGCCACATCGTCTCGTTCGGCTTCAAGTACGGCCCGCCGAAGGACGCCGACATGCTCTTCGACGTGCGCTTCCTCCCCAACCCGTTCTTCGTGCCGGAGCTGCGCGGCAAGGACGGCCGGGGGGCGGAGATCAACCGCTATCTGGAAGCGCAGCCCGATTACGGGCAGTATCTGTCGCTGACGGAGGGGCTCCTCGCCTTCGTCATGCCGCGGTTCGTCGCCGAAGGGAAGAGCTACCTGACCATCGGCGTCGGCTGCACCGGCGGGCGGCACCGCTCGGTGGCGGTCGCCGAGCGGCTGGGGCGGTTCCTCGCGCAGTCGGGCTTCCCCGTGACCGTCACCCACCGCGACGTCGAACGCGAGGCGGAGCGGGTGAAAGGATGA
- the hprK gene encoding HPr(Ser) kinase/phosphatase translates to MSARADEREAPTLQEFIAALAPRFAVSALCGGDRLDRAIRSVAIQKPGLVLTGLFQYYHVDRLQVIGRSELRFLEEIGPERAAGICARLCDPAVPALLLVSGLEAPEPLLAEARRAGVPILFTEATAAQVMELGTHYLAMRMAPRVRVHGTLMDLYGLGVLIVGDSGLGKSESALELVTRGHRMVADDAVDIRLVEDTLFGAAPELTRHVMEVRGLGIVNVREMFGVGAVRDEKAVEMVVRLFRSESAPCDRLGSDRKLWPVLGQSLPLVEIPVAPGRNLAVLVEIAARRQLLLLRGHDASRDLQRRLASRLAPPEGGDEEPRP, encoded by the coding sequence GTGAGCGCGCGCGCCGACGAGCGGGAAGCACCGACTCTGCAGGAGTTCATCGCCGCGCTCGCGCCGCGGTTCGCGGTCAGCGCGCTCTGCGGCGGCGACCGGCTGGACCGCGCGATCCGCAGCGTCGCGATCCAGAAGCCCGGCCTCGTCCTGACCGGCCTCTTCCAGTACTACCACGTCGATCGGCTGCAGGTCATCGGCCGCAGCGAGCTCCGCTTCCTCGAGGAGATCGGTCCCGAGCGCGCGGCCGGCATCTGCGCGCGGCTCTGCGATCCCGCCGTGCCGGCGCTGCTCCTCGTCTCGGGGCTCGAGGCGCCCGAGCCGCTGCTCGCCGAGGCGCGCCGCGCCGGCGTGCCGATCCTCTTCACCGAGGCGACCGCCGCGCAGGTGATGGAGCTCGGCACCCACTACCTCGCGATGCGCATGGCCCCGCGGGTGCGGGTCCACGGCACGCTGATGGACCTCTACGGGCTCGGCGTCCTGATCGTCGGCGACTCGGGGCTGGGCAAGAGCGAGTCGGCGCTCGAACTCGTGACGCGCGGCCACCGCATGGTCGCCGACGACGCCGTGGACATCCGGCTGGTCGAGGACACGCTCTTCGGCGCCGCGCCGGAGCTGACGCGCCACGTGATGGAGGTGCGCGGCCTCGGCATCGTCAACGTCCGCGAGATGTTCGGCGTCGGCGCCGTGCGCGACGAGAAGGCGGTGGAGATGGTCGTCCGCCTCTTCCGTTCGGAGAGCGCGCCGTGCGACCGCCTCGGCTCGGACCGGAAGCTCTGGCCGGTGCTCGGGCAGTCGCTCCCGCTGGTCGAGATCCCCGTCGCCCCGGGACGAAACCTGGCCGTCCTCGTCGAGATCGCGGCGCGCCGCCAGCTGCTGCTGCTGCGCGGCCACGACGCGTCGCGCGACCTGCAGCGGCGGCTCGCCTCCCGGCTCGCCCCGCCCGAAGGCGGGGACGAGGAGCCGCGTCCATGA
- the fabF gene encoding beta-ketoacyl-ACP synthase II has product MPAAEIKTARRVAVTGLAAISPLGLDAAATFAALMDGRSGIGPITLFDAGKFSSKIAGEVRGFDPEQWMEARDVKKVDRFLHFAMAAAKQAIDDSRLDLEAEDRERIGVVIGSGIGGLSLLEAQHKILLERGPGRISPFFIPGMIINMASGMVAIAHGLKGPNCATVTACATGNHAIGEALRLIQHGDADVVVAGGAEAVITPLAVGGFCALRALSTRNDEPERSSRPFDKNRDGFVMGEGAGLVVVEELERAKARGAHIYCELAGFGMSGDAYHMTAPCEDGDGMVRVMRAALRDAGMQPEEIDYVNAHGTSTPTGDVIEARAVRRAFGAAADRLYVSSTKSMTGHLLGAAGGLEAVVTALALESGKIPPTANLDEIDPEIADPEKGIGLAAERFVPNKGIEVPLRAAMSNSFGFGGTNATIILRRLD; this is encoded by the coding sequence GTGCCCGCCGCCGAGATCAAGACGGCGCGCCGGGTCGCGGTGACGGGGCTCGCGGCGATCTCGCCCTTGGGGCTGGACGCCGCGGCCACCTTCGCCGCGTTGATGGACGGGCGCTCGGGCATCGGGCCGATCACGCTCTTCGACGCCGGGAAGTTCTCCTCCAAGATCGCCGGCGAGGTGCGCGGCTTCGACCCCGAGCAGTGGATGGAGGCGCGCGACGTCAAGAAGGTCGACCGCTTCCTCCACTTCGCCATGGCGGCCGCCAAGCAAGCGATCGACGACTCGCGGCTCGACCTCGAGGCCGAGGACCGCGAGCGGATCGGCGTCGTCATCGGCTCCGGGATCGGGGGGCTGTCGCTCCTCGAGGCGCAGCACAAGATCCTCCTCGAGCGCGGCCCCGGCCGGATTTCCCCGTTCTTCATTCCCGGCATGATCATCAACATGGCCAGCGGAATGGTGGCGATCGCCCACGGCCTCAAGGGGCCGAACTGCGCCACCGTGACCGCCTGCGCTACGGGCAACCACGCGATCGGCGAGGCGCTCCGGCTGATCCAGCACGGGGACGCGGACGTCGTCGTCGCCGGCGGCGCCGAGGCGGTGATCACGCCGCTCGCCGTGGGCGGCTTCTGCGCGCTGCGCGCCCTCTCGACGCGCAACGACGAGCCGGAGCGTTCCTCGCGGCCGTTCGACAAGAACCGGGACGGCTTCGTGATGGGCGAAGGCGCCGGGTTGGTCGTCGTCGAGGAGCTCGAACGCGCCAAGGCCCGCGGGGCCCACATCTACTGCGAACTCGCCGGCTTCGGCATGAGCGGCGACGCCTACCACATGACGGCGCCGTGCGAGGACGGCGACGGCATGGTCCGCGTGATGCGGGCCGCGCTGCGCGACGCGGGCATGCAGCCCGAAGAGATCGACTACGTCAACGCCCACGGCACGTCCACCCCGACGGGGGACGTGATCGAGGCGCGCGCCGTGCGGCGGGCCTTCGGGGCCGCGGCCGACCGGCTCTACGTCTCCTCGACCAAGTCGATGACCGGGCACCTGCTCGGCGCGGCGGGCGGGCTCGAGGCGGTCGTGACCGCCCTCGCGCTCGAGAGCGGCAAGATCCCGCCGACCGCCAACCTCGACGAGATCGATCCGGAGATCGCCGACCCCGAGAAGGGGATCGGCCTCGCCGCGGAGCGGTTCGTGCCCAACAAGGGGATCGAGGTCCCGCTGCGGGCCGCGATGTCGAACAGCTTCGGCTTCGGCGGCACCAACGCGACGATCATCCTGCGCCGGCTCGACTGA
- the acpP gene encoding acyl carrier protein, protein MASREEIQGKVVDIIAKSFKLDPSAVTLEKSFQDDLGADSLEIVELVMALEEEFGIEISDEEAEKIKTVGNAVEFIASHQG, encoded by the coding sequence ATGGCTTCTCGCGAAGAGATCCAGGGCAAGGTCGTCGACATCATCGCCAAGAGCTTCAAGCTCGATCCCTCGGCCGTGACGCTGGAGAAGTCGTTCCAGGACGACCTGGGCGCCGACTCGCTGGAGATCGTCGAGTTGGTGATGGCCCTCGAGGAAGAGTTCGGCATCGAGATCTCGGACGAAGAGGCCGAGAAGATCAAGACCGTGGGCAACGCGGTCGAGTTCATCGCGTCCCACCAAGGCTGA
- the fabG gene encoding 3-oxoacyl-[acyl-carrier-protein] reductase, giving the protein MRWPGLAGKRALVTGGTRGIGRAVAETLVRSGAEVVLTGRSEESAARVAAEIAAAEGGKARGIALDLSQPAEALARLEALAKETKDDGGVPLVVLNAGMTKDGLLMRMPLADWNAVLDANLTGAFVVTRALAPGMIRNRFGRIVAISSVVARMGNAGQTNYAASKAGILGFVRSLARELGSRNVTVNAVAPGYVETDMTRALSEEQRGKLLGLVPLGRLGRPEDIAASVAFLLSDMAAYVTGEVLDVNGGMDM; this is encoded by the coding sequence ATGCGCTGGCCGGGGCTCGCCGGCAAGCGGGCGCTCGTCACCGGCGGGACGCGCGGCATCGGCCGCGCGGTCGCGGAGACGCTCGTCCGCTCGGGCGCCGAAGTCGTGCTGACCGGGCGGAGCGAGGAGTCCGCGGCGCGCGTCGCGGCGGAGATCGCGGCGGCCGAGGGCGGGAAGGCGCGCGGGATCGCGCTCGACCTCTCGCAGCCGGCCGAAGCCCTCGCGCGGTTGGAGGCGCTGGCCAAGGAGACGAAGGACGACGGCGGCGTGCCGCTGGTCGTGCTGAACGCCGGGATGACCAAGGACGGCCTGCTGATGCGGATGCCGCTGGCGGACTGGAACGCCGTCCTCGACGCCAACCTCACCGGGGCGTTCGTGGTGACAAGGGCGCTCGCTCCGGGTATGATCCGCAACCGCTTCGGGCGGATCGTGGCCATCTCGAGCGTCGTGGCCCGGATGGGCAACGCCGGGCAGACCAACTACGCCGCGTCGAAGGCGGGGATTCTCGGGTTCGTGCGCTCGTTGGCCCGCGAACTCGGGTCCCGGAACGTGACCGTGAACGCGGTCGCTCCGGGGTACGTGGAGACGGACATGACCCGCGCGCTGTCGGAGGAGCAGCGCGGCAAGTTGCTGGGCCTGGTTCCGTTGGGCCGCTTGGGGCGTCCCGAAGACATCGCCGCGTCCGTGGCGTTCCTGCTGTCCGACATGGCGGCGTACGTCACCGGCGAGGTCCTCGACGTGAACGGCGGCATGGACATGTGA
- the fabD gene encoding ACP S-malonyltransferase codes for MSGGTRWAALFPGQGSQTVGMGRALAETWPEAAEVFRTADEVLGEPLSKLIFEGPDSDLRLTRNTQPALLTVSIAAWRVLEKRVPQPIVGAGHSLGEYSALTAAGVLKLEDALRAVRLRGDAMQDAVPPGEGAMAAIIGLDAAAVEELCREAAGDEVLVPANFNAPDQIVIAGSAGAVERFMQLAPGRGAKRCVPLPVSAPFHSPLMRPAAERLANFLAGVEFHEGRFPIVANVDAQPVMGGEASRERLIKQVAAPVRWVEGSRKLEEDHAATMGVEIGPGRVLTGLSRRINDRLKVAPFFEPEDLEKTIARLAAEGEAAAKETA; via the coding sequence ATGAGCGGAGGAACGCGTTGGGCGGCCTTGTTCCCCGGGCAGGGGAGCCAGACTGTGGGGATGGGGCGCGCCTTGGCCGAAACGTGGCCCGAGGCGGCGGAGGTCTTTCGCACCGCGGACGAGGTGCTGGGCGAGCCGCTCTCGAAGCTGATCTTCGAGGGGCCGGACAGCGACCTGCGCCTCACGCGGAACACGCAGCCGGCGCTGCTCACGGTGTCGATCGCGGCGTGGCGCGTGCTCGAGAAGCGCGTGCCGCAGCCGATCGTCGGCGCCGGGCACAGCCTGGGCGAGTACTCGGCCCTGACCGCCGCGGGCGTGCTGAAGCTCGAGGACGCGCTGCGGGCCGTGCGGCTGCGCGGCGACGCGATGCAGGACGCCGTCCCGCCGGGCGAAGGCGCGATGGCGGCGATCATCGGCCTCGACGCCGCGGCGGTGGAAGAACTCTGCCGCGAGGCGGCGGGGGACGAAGTCCTCGTTCCCGCGAACTTCAACGCCCCCGACCAGATCGTCATCGCCGGCTCGGCAGGCGCGGTCGAGCGGTTCATGCAGCTCGCTCCGGGACGCGGCGCGAAGCGCTGCGTGCCGCTCCCCGTGTCCGCCCCCTTCCACAGCCCGCTGATGCGCCCCGCCGCGGAGCGGCTGGCGAACTTCCTCGCCGGCGTCGAGTTCCACGAAGGGCGCTTCCCGATCGTCGCCAACGTGGACGCCCAGCCGGTGATGGGGGGCGAGGCCTCGCGCGAGCGGCTGATCAAGCAGGTCGCGGCGCCGGTCCGCTGGGTCGAGGGGAGCCGCAAGCTCGAGGAGGACCACGCGGCGACGATGGGGGTCGAGATCGGCCCCGGACGCGTCCTGACGGGGCTCTCGCGGCGGATCAACGACCGGCTGAAGGTCGCGCCGTTCTTCGAGCCGGAAGACCTCGAGAAGACGATCGCGCGCCTCGCCGCGGAAGGCGAGGCGGCGGCGAAGGAGACGGCGTGA
- the plsX gene encoding phosphate acyltransferase PlsX → MTETSASVVPGVERALALDAMGGDYAPAEIVRGGVAFARETGRRVLLVGRREAIEPELSAAKAGDAPVEIVEASEVIGFEDHIAAVRSKRDSSLHVGARLVRDGKAAGFVSAGHTGAMMAICKTVLGVIRGVDRPALPAPLPRLDGGRVIIVDAGANLACKAEHLRQFAVMGSHYCRRVFGVPSPKVALLSVGEEDSKGNEVGREAAELLRASSLEFVGNIEGNSLLSGRADVVVCDGFVGNVALKVAEGVAETVGGMLRSELTRRPWRLPLAAWLRSVMRPQWRRLDYAEVGGVPLLGLARAAVVAHGRSSAKATANALRVCEAVVAGGMIEQIAGEFAAAAAAAGVGAPATGVAR, encoded by the coding sequence ATGACTGAGACGTCGGCGTCCGTCGTCCCCGGCGTGGAGCGCGCGCTCGCGCTCGACGCGATGGGCGGGGACTACGCGCCGGCGGAGATCGTGCGCGGCGGCGTCGCCTTCGCGCGCGAGACGGGGCGGCGCGTCCTCCTCGTCGGACGCCGCGAGGCGATCGAGCCGGAACTGTCCGCGGCGAAGGCCGGCGACGCGCCGGTCGAGATCGTCGAGGCGTCGGAAGTCATCGGCTTCGAGGACCACATCGCCGCGGTCCGCAGCAAGCGCGATTCGTCGCTGCACGTCGGCGCGCGTCTGGTGCGCGACGGCAAGGCGGCCGGCTTCGTCTCCGCCGGCCACACCGGCGCGATGATGGCGATCTGCAAGACGGTCCTCGGCGTGATCCGCGGCGTGGACCGGCCGGCGCTGCCGGCGCCGCTGCCGCGGCTCGACGGCGGCCGGGTGATCATCGTCGACGCCGGCGCCAACCTCGCCTGCAAGGCGGAGCACCTGCGCCAGTTCGCGGTGATGGGCTCGCACTACTGCCGCCGCGTCTTCGGCGTTCCCTCGCCGAAGGTCGCCTTGCTCAGCGTCGGCGAGGAAGACTCGAAGGGGAACGAGGTCGGGCGCGAGGCGGCGGAGCTGCTGCGCGCCTCCTCGCTCGAGTTCGTCGGGAACATCGAAGGGAACAGCCTTCTGTCGGGGCGCGCCGACGTCGTCGTCTGCGACGGCTTCGTCGGCAACGTCGCGCTGAAGGTCGCGGAGGGGGTCGCCGAGACGGTCGGCGGAATGCTGCGCAGCGAGTTGACGCGCCGCCCGTGGCGGCTGCCGCTCGCGGCGTGGTTGCGGAGCGTGATGCGCCCGCAGTGGCGGCGCCTCGACTACGCCGAGGTCGGGGGCGTGCCTCTCTTGGGTTTGGCGCGCGCGGCGGTCGTCGCGCACGGCCGTTCCTCGGCGAAGGCCACGGCCAACGCGCTGCGCGTGTGCGAGGCCGTGGTGGCGGGGGGAATGATCGAACAAATTGCCGGCGAGTTCGCCGCGGCCGCGGCCGCGGCCGGGGTTGGGGCGCCGGCGACGGGAGTTGCCCGATGA
- the rpmF gene encoding 50S ribosomal protein L32 has translation MPNPKRRHSKARRDKRRAHDALATPSLSRCPNCQELKLPHRVCPSCGYYKGREVVETEQNG, from the coding sequence ATGCCCAATCCCAAGCGGCGTCATTCCAAGGCCCGGCGCGACAAGCGCCGCGCCCACGACGCGCTGGCCACGCCGTCGCTGTCCCGTTGCCCCAACTGCCAGGAGCTCAAGCTCCCGCACCGCGTCTGCCCCTCCTGCGGCTACTACAAGGGGCGCGAAGTCGTCGAGACCGAGCAGAACGGCTGA
- a CDS encoding DUF177 domain-containing protein, with amino-acid sequence MLFDLSDLDPRGVELDRVVAVPPFAYEGDDVECGPVRLVGTLRPTRRGIEFAAEFETVAKLRCSRCLAPVELSLGERFRLFLVPPPAEAEDEAVVEPIPDDDPDAVDLFPLDGPVVDLAEVAREQVDLALPLRVLCRDDCRGLCPGCGADLNREACRCTSVGGDERFEGLARLKDALVKKRTGEDPSAGRS; translated from the coding sequence ATGCTGTTTGACCTCAGCGATTTGGACCCACGAGGGGTCGAACTGGACCGCGTCGTCGCCGTCCCGCCTTTCGCCTACGAAGGGGACGATGTTGAATGCGGCCCCGTGCGGCTGGTCGGGACGCTTCGCCCGACCCGGCGAGGGATCGAGTTCGCGGCCGAGTTCGAGACGGTCGCGAAGCTTCGCTGCTCCCGCTGCCTCGCGCCGGTCGAACTCTCCCTCGGGGAACGGTTCCGCCTCTTCCTCGTTCCGCCGCCGGCGGAAGCGGAGGACGAGGCGGTGGTCGAGCCGATCCCGGACGACGACCCCGACGCGGTGGATCTTTTCCCGCTCGACGGGCCGGTCGTGGACCTCGCGGAGGTCGCCCGGGAGCAGGTGGACTTGGCTCTGCCGCTGCGCGTGCTTTGCCGCGACGACTGCCGCGGGCTTTGCCCCGGCTGCGGCGCGGACCTGAACCGCGAGGCGTGCCGCTGCACTTCGGTCGGCGGCGACGAGCGCTTCGAGGGGCTCGCGCGGTTGAAGGACGCACTGGTTAAGAAGCGGACGGGGGAAGACCCCTCCGCAGGGAGATCGTAA
- a CDS encoding lytic transglycosylase domain-containing protein, whose product MRIPPLALLPLALAALAAAGGEARAAQRVTFRDFRTLVVEEVAFAGESAELTLRGGGRAEVARASVLAVDEYVPPPEPADGPPAAAEPVGPPAPTWRDRAGAHAAAIEKASRACRVDPAVLTAMALVESRFDRFAVSRKGARGVMQLMPATARTLAVRDVWDAEENISAGARFLRRLLDASGERLDLALAAYNAGEDAVRRAGGIPDYPETRAYVAQVRRLAAALGAGLPRGAALL is encoded by the coding sequence ATGCGGATCCCGCCCCTCGCGCTACTCCCTCTCGCCCTCGCCGCGCTGGCCGCGGCGGGCGGGGAGGCGCGCGCCGCGCAACGGGTGACGTTCCGCGACTTCCGCACGCTCGTCGTCGAGGAGGTCGCCTTCGCCGGCGAGTCGGCCGAACTCACCCTGCGGGGCGGGGGACGGGCCGAAGTGGCGCGGGCGTCGGTCCTCGCCGTGGACGAGTACGTCCCGCCCCCCGAGCCGGCGGACGGTCCGCCCGCCGCCGCGGAGCCGGTCGGGCCGCCCGCGCCGACCTGGCGCGACCGGGCCGGCGCCCACGCCGCGGCGATCGAAAAGGCGTCCCGCGCCTGCCGCGTCGATCCGGCCGTGCTGACCGCCATGGCGCTCGTCGAGTCCCGCTTCGACCGCTTCGCCGTCAGCCGCAAGGGCGCCCGTGGCGTGATGCAACTGATGCCGGCGACGGCGCGCACCCTCGCCGTGCGGGACGTCTGGGACGCGGAGGAGAACATCTCCGCCGGGGCGCGCTTCCTGCGCCGCCTGCTCGACGCCTCGGGGGAACGGCTCGATCTCGCGTTGGCGGCCTACAACGCGGGCGAGGACGCGGTCCGGCGCGCGGGGGGGATTCCGGACTATCCTGAAACGCGGGCCTACGTCGCGCAGGTCCGCCGCTTGGCCGCCGCCCTGGGGGCCGGTTTGCCCCGGGGTGCGGCGCTGCTATAA